In one Tessaracoccus palaemonis genomic region, the following are encoded:
- a CDS encoding formate/nitrite transporter family protein — translation MSDTRLFPGQVFIQTVLDAAETKDTMSRRIKGPYLMRAAMAGLLIGILYVAHYQIVATFTDLGGVDLSGVGKILGAAVFGWALVFIYLTKSELLTSNMMLTSVAVYHRRITPARQFGILSLCLLGNALGGLALALMLKGSTIITGGLLEAMQHAVDVKLGYTTSMLGLSDLFFRAVLCNLLINIAMLVVYNGYLKDYLAIIISMLSAVFLFVFLGLEHSVANTVLFLVVGLQGEVAWGAAALNVAVALLGNFVGGGVLIGFYYAFLNDPRRGRTTD, via the coding sequence ATGAGCGACACCAGACTCTTCCCCGGGCAGGTCTTCATCCAGACCGTGCTCGACGCCGCCGAGACCAAGGACACCATGTCCAGGCGGATCAAGGGCCCCTACCTGATGCGCGCGGCCATGGCGGGCCTGCTGATCGGGATCCTGTACGTTGCGCACTACCAGATCGTCGCGACGTTCACCGACCTCGGTGGAGTCGACCTCTCCGGCGTCGGCAAGATCCTCGGTGCCGCGGTCTTCGGCTGGGCCCTGGTGTTCATCTACCTGACGAAGTCGGAGCTGCTGACCTCCAACATGATGCTGACCTCGGTGGCCGTCTACCATCGGCGCATCACGCCGGCCCGCCAGTTCGGCATCCTGTCGCTGTGCCTGCTCGGCAACGCGCTGGGCGGCCTGGCCCTTGCTCTCATGCTGAAGGGCAGCACGATCATCACGGGTGGCCTGCTCGAGGCCATGCAGCACGCGGTCGACGTCAAGCTGGGCTACACCACCTCCATGCTCGGCCTGAGCGACCTCTTCTTCCGCGCCGTGCTCTGCAACCTGCTGATCAACATCGCGATGCTGGTGGTCTACAACGGCTATCTCAAGGACTACCTCGCGATCATCATCTCCATGCTGTCCGCGGTCTTCCTCTTCGTCTTCCTCGGGCTCGAGCACTCCGTCGCCAACACGGTGCTGTTCCTGGTGGTCGGGCTCCAGGGCGAGGTCGCGTGGGGCGCGGCGGCGCTGAACGTCGCAGTGGCGCTGCTCGGCAACTTCGTCGGCGGCGGGGTCCTGATCG
- a CDS encoding carbohydrate ABC transporter permease: MKGSLLSRSLLNVAAVIVFVCSVFPVYWMVNTSMLPGAKIKSTTPSFLPESLNFANYATALGDGFIPAMWMSLAVTGLTLVTALVFAFMAALALSRFTFRSRKSLIVAVLVIQMVPAEALIISMFRLLDGWHLVNTVLGLSAVYIAMVLPFTIWTLRGFVQGVPADLEEAAQIDGCSKAGAFWRITFPLLAPGLVSTGIFAFIQAWNEFVFALVIMTREESQTLPIWLRSFLQATKATDWSVVMAGSTLMALPVVIFFLIVQGRMTSSMTSGAVKG; this comes from the coding sequence ATGAAAGGCTCACTGCTTTCCAGGTCCCTGCTGAACGTCGCAGCCGTCATCGTGTTCGTGTGCTCGGTGTTCCCCGTCTACTGGATGGTCAACACCTCGATGCTGCCCGGCGCCAAGATCAAGTCGACCACGCCGTCGTTCCTGCCCGAGTCGCTGAACTTCGCCAACTACGCCACCGCCCTCGGCGACGGCTTCATCCCGGCCATGTGGATGTCGCTGGCAGTGACCGGCCTGACGCTCGTCACCGCGCTGGTGTTCGCCTTCATGGCGGCGCTGGCGCTGTCGAGGTTCACCTTCCGCTCACGCAAGTCGCTGATCGTCGCCGTGCTCGTCATCCAGATGGTGCCGGCCGAGGCCCTCATCATCTCCATGTTCCGGCTGCTCGACGGCTGGCACCTGGTCAACACGGTGCTCGGCCTGTCGGCCGTCTACATCGCCATGGTCCTGCCGTTCACGATCTGGACCCTGCGCGGTTTCGTCCAGGGAGTCCCCGCAGACCTCGAGGAGGCAGCCCAGATCGACGGCTGTTCCAAGGCCGGCGCCTTCTGGCGGATCACGTTCCCGCTGCTCGCCCCCGGCCTGGTGTCCACGGGCATCTTCGCCTTCATCCAGGCCTGGAACGAGTTCGTCTTCGCGCTGGTCATCATGACCCGGGAGGAGAGCCAGACCCTCCCGATCTGGCTGCGGTCCTTCCTCCAGGCCACCAAGGCGACCGACTGGTCGGTCGTCATGGCAGGCTCGACGCTGATGGCCCTGCCCGTGGTGATCTTCTTCCTGATCGTCCAGGGCCGGATGACGTCGTCCATGACCTCCGGCGCCGTCAAGGGCTGA
- a CDS encoding family 20 glycosylhydrolase, with translation MQHLPLIPAPTHIELADGAFRLAATTPVSGELADLLADELHTVTGARPHVGGHGEIRLRIAGEGRPGSYHLTVTEHRVTLTGADRAGLRYGIWTLVQAVRRSGDGWEIPALDIHDAPRFAYRGFMIDVVRHFFDVATVETLIDRAARLKLNALHLHLSDDQGWRLEIASRPELTAKASGTSAFGDPGGHFTQADYARIIAHAASYDMIVVPEIDLPGHTHAVGVAYPDLVEEPVLTQEMRDTVEAFGGDVPVKGEPCTSIPVGFSQLRIHHEPTYDFLADVLGEVAALTPGPLVHVGGDECLGTDPADFAYFMERVTTLVAGLGKTPVVWHEAGAAEGLARGTVGQFWGLRSNDEQVAAKARSFPERGGGVILSPADAIYLDMKYDEDEPLGLTWAGYVSVEQSYDWDPATLIDGIGEDAVLGVEAPTWTEKLTSLAELDHMMFPRIASAAEIGWSPAPGGHDWRTWESFSARLAGIAPLWEAQGIGFHRAPGVDWR, from the coding sequence ATGCAGCACCTTCCCCTCATCCCCGCACCGACCCACATCGAGCTCGCCGACGGCGCGTTCCGGCTCGCCGCGACCACTCCGGTCAGCGGGGAGCTGGCCGACCTGCTCGCCGACGAGCTGCACACCGTCACCGGAGCGCGCCCGCACGTCGGCGGTCACGGCGAGATCCGGCTCCGGATTGCGGGGGAGGGGAGGCCGGGGTCCTATCATCTGACGGTCACCGAGCACCGGGTCACCCTGACCGGCGCCGACCGCGCCGGCCTGCGGTACGGCATCTGGACGCTCGTCCAGGCCGTCCGCCGGTCCGGAGACGGCTGGGAGATCCCGGCCCTCGACATCCACGACGCGCCCCGGTTCGCCTACCGCGGCTTCATGATCGACGTGGTGCGGCACTTCTTTGACGTCGCCACGGTCGAGACCCTCATCGACCGCGCCGCCCGGCTGAAGCTCAACGCGCTGCACCTGCACCTCAGCGACGACCAGGGCTGGCGGCTCGAGATCGCCTCGCGGCCCGAGCTGACCGCGAAGGCGTCCGGCACCTCGGCCTTCGGGGATCCCGGCGGCCACTTCACGCAGGCCGACTACGCCCGCATCATCGCCCACGCGGCCTCCTACGACATGATCGTCGTGCCGGAGATCGACCTGCCCGGGCACACGCACGCCGTCGGCGTCGCCTACCCGGACCTGGTCGAGGAGCCCGTCCTCACGCAGGAGATGCGCGACACGGTCGAGGCCTTCGGCGGCGACGTGCCCGTCAAGGGCGAACCCTGCACCTCCATCCCCGTCGGCTTCTCGCAGCTGCGCATCCACCATGAGCCGACCTACGACTTCCTCGCTGACGTGCTCGGGGAGGTGGCCGCGCTGACCCCGGGCCCGCTGGTGCACGTCGGCGGAGACGAGTGCCTCGGCACCGACCCGGCGGACTTCGCGTACTTCATGGAGCGCGTCACCACGCTGGTGGCGGGCCTCGGCAAGACGCCGGTGGTCTGGCACGAGGCGGGCGCGGCCGAAGGGCTGGCCCGCGGGACGGTCGGGCAGTTCTGGGGGCTCCGGTCCAACGACGAGCAGGTCGCCGCGAAGGCGCGCTCGTTCCCCGAGCGGGGTGGCGGTGTCATCCTGTCACCGGCAGACGCGATCTACCTCGACATGAAGTACGACGAGGACGAGCCTCTCGGCCTGACGTGGGCCGGCTACGTCAGCGTCGAGCAGTCCTACGACTGGGACCCGGCGACGCTGATCGACGGGATCGGCGAGGACGCCGTGCTCGGCGTCGAGGCGCCGACCTGGACCGAGAAGCTCACCAGCCTGGCCGAGCTCGACCACATGATGTTCCCGCGCATCGCCTCTGCGGCCGAGATCGGCTGGTCGCCCGCACCCGGGGGTCACGACTGGCGCACCTGGGAGTCCTTCTCCGCCCGTCTCGCGGGCATCGCCCCGCTGTGGGAGGCCCAGGGCATCGGGTTCCACAGGGCGCCAGGGGTGGACTGGCGCTGA